In Montipora capricornis isolate CH-2021 chromosome 4, ASM3666992v2, whole genome shotgun sequence, a single genomic region encodes these proteins:
- the LOC138046903 gene encoding Na(+)/citrate cotransporter-like isoform X2 — METARTNETCIWSLTIDENAIEKPQRDSGSSSQPQTLLQNENASVVKSLVKWHKYLILFFTPILLMALPIAVPSSEARCAYCILIMAVYWVTEVVDLAVTALLPLVLFPLFGVLGSKQVSIPYFKDTNVLFLGGLIVAAAIEKWNLHKRIALRVLLLVGTQPRCLMLGVMLTTAFLSMWISNTATTAMMVPIVEAVLVEIRSESKVNRATEDTNEKSPSVELDVISRNGSPKFEFRDVAQERETEERKRQMTLQETETTRHAPTDQIDATYSKNERQSSVDLIQKEDSKEDPEIQHYKKLCKAMMLSVAYAANIGGTATLTGTAPNLVFSGQVNSLFPNGPRVSFASWFGYAFPQMAVLLIVAWVWLQFLFLKLDFRCCGRLSVTKTKDEKSSKAIRRILEHQYKLLGPMSFAETAVLVHFVLLALLWLFREPKFIKGWSIIFEKGFVQDATVAMTISFSLFLFPSKRPRIYAPDGSVSKPPPGLLDFREMSKTFPWNIIILLGSGFALAEACKVSGLSNWLGIQLAHLNAIPPYAIVVIVCVMITTFTEVTSNTATATIFLPILASLAKELQVHPWYLMLPAAISCSFAFMLPVATPPNAIVFSGGHLKVKDMAKAGLGMNLMAVAALLVCINTYGVAMFDLRNFPDWAKSAAGEGLGTNSNVTVICYNVTSGMNVTFS; from the exons ATGGAAACGGCACGGACCAACGAGACGTGCATCTGGTCTCTTACCATAGACGAAAACGCCATCGAGAAGCCCCAGAGAGATTCTGGATCATCCAGCCAACCTCAAACGTTGCTCCAAAACGAAAATGCCTCGGTTGTCAAGTCTCTTGTGAAATGGCACAAATATTTGATTCTGTTCTTCACACCGATATTGCTGATGGCTTTGCCGATTGCAGTTCCTTCTTCg gaagccAGATGCGCCTATTGTATTCTGATTATGGCGGTTTACTGGGTGACGGAGGTGGTGGATTTGGCTGTCACTGCTCTTCTGCCTTTGGTCCTGTTTCCATTGTTTGGTGTCCTTGGTTCCAAGCAAGTCTCTATCCCATACTTCAAGGATACCAACGTGCTCTTCCTGGGTGGTTTGATTGTGGCAGCTGCGATCGAGAAGTGGAATTTACACAAACGAATCGCTCTGCGTGTGCTGCTATTGGTTGGAACACAACCTCGATG TTTGATGCTTGGTGTTATGCTGACAACAGCCTTTCTGTCCATGTGGATCAGTAACACAGCCACCACTGCTATGATGGTACCAATAGTGGAGGCAGTATTGGTCGAAATTAGAAGTGAAAGCAAAGTGAATCGAGCCACGGAGGACACCAATGAAAAGAGCCCTTCGGTTGAG CTTGACGTTATCTCCCGTAATGGCTCCCCAAAGTTTGAATTCCGTGACGTAGCCCAAGAACGGGAGACCGAAGAAAGAAAGCGTCAGATGACACTCCAGGAAACAGAGACTACGCGCCATGCCCCCACGGACCAAATTGACGCCACATACAGTAAAAATGAGAG ACAGTCCTCGGTCGATTTAATTCAGAAGGAGGATAGTAAGGAG GATCCTGAGATTCAGCATTACAAAAAACTGTGCAAAGCCATGATGCTTTCGGTTGCTTATGCTGCAAATATCGGTGGTACAGCTACGCTAACAGGAACCGCTCCAAATTTGGTGTTTAGTGGACAGGTTAACAG tctgtttccgAATGGTCCGAGGGTTAGTTTCGCCAGCTGGTTTGGGTACGCTTTTCCTCAAATGGCGGTTCTTCTGATAGTCGCCTGGGTCTGGTTGCAGTTCCTATTCCTCAAGCTTGA CTTCCGCTGTTGTGGGAGGTTATCTGTTACCAAAACAAAGGACGAAAAGTCCTCAAAAGCCATAAGGAGAATTCTGGAGCACCAGTACAAATTGCTTGGACCCATGTC cttcgCCGAGACAGCTGTTCTTGTTCACTTTGTACTTCTAGCCTTGCTGTGGTTGTTTCGTGAACCTAAATTCATAAAAGGATGGTCAATAATATTTGAGAAAGG GTTCGTTCAAGACGCAACAGTGGCCATGACTATTTCATTCTCGTTGTTTCTGTTCCCGTCTAAACGGCCCAGGATTTATGCGCCTGACGGATCCG TATCCAAGCCTCCGCCAGGCCTCCTGGACTTTAGAGAGATGTCAAAGACGTTTCCTTGGAATATCATCATTTTGCTTGGTAGTGGATTTGCATTAGCAGAAGCATGTAAG GTGTCCGGGTTGTCCAACTGGTTAGGAATTCAGTTAGCTCATCTCAACGCAATACCACCATATGCGATCGTAGTTATTGTCTGTGTCATGATCACGACCTTCACTGAAGTCACGTCCAACACAGCCACTGCCACCATATTTCTTCCAATTCTGGCGTCTCTG gCGAAGGAACTCCAAGTCCATCCTTGGTATCTCATGCTTCCGGCTGCTATCTCCTGTTCGTTTGCCTTCATGCTACCAGTCGCTACGCCGCCGAATGCTATTGTGTTCTCTGGCGGACATCTCAAAGTCAAGGACATG gCAAAAGCTGGCTTGGGAATGAACCTCATGGCCGTGGCAGCCCTGTTAGTTTGTATCAACACGTACGGTGTCGCAATGTTTGACCTGCGCAATTTTCCTGACTGGGCTAAAAGTGCCGCAGGAGAAGGCCTGGGCACTAATTCTAATGTCACAGTAATTTGTTACAACGTAACATCTGGGATGAACGTCACGTTCTCTTAA